From Cellulomonas fimi ATCC 484, a single genomic window includes:
- a CDS encoding ABC transporter permease — protein MIIPVTVFVALTALCSINGVSLFNTDDSLLLLTRGVATTMLTAMALAINLNSGRFDFSLGSMATLSSVIGATVALNTGGGIVVMAAVTVGSGVLLGVFAGLVYVRLGISPMVCSLGITLLYEGVSFAISGGANVSFLLDTGLTSFSKSPLNMLLVIVAGLAVVFVIFDRSRFGYDYRSLITGQAAAVAAGTNERRNAIGCYAVSGGLMSVVGLIIASQMGYIEAGKLNFGSIGVMFTAFLPMFIGGFIGRFSNDKLGYLLGAFCTTLIGLAFAALRLTSTAQSIANALLLVGFLAYLSNEDRLKRAWRRLAGPPRGTPGPAAPSSPAKPAEVPAVTGASAS, from the coding sequence TTGATCATCCCTGTGACGGTCTTCGTCGCCCTCACCGCGCTGTGCTCGATCAACGGTGTCTCCCTGTTCAACACCGACGACAGCCTGCTGCTGCTCACCCGGGGCGTCGCGACGACGATGCTCACCGCGATGGCGCTGGCCATCAACCTGAACAGCGGGCGGTTCGACTTCTCGCTCGGATCCATGGCGACGCTGTCGTCCGTGATCGGGGCGACGGTCGCCCTCAACACCGGCGGCGGGATCGTGGTCATGGCGGCCGTCACCGTCGGCAGCGGAGTGCTGCTCGGCGTGTTCGCGGGCCTCGTCTACGTCCGGCTGGGGATTTCGCCGATGGTGTGCTCGCTCGGCATCACGCTGCTCTACGAGGGCGTCTCGTTCGCGATCAGCGGCGGGGCGAACGTCAGCTTCCTGCTCGACACGGGGTTGACCTCGTTCTCGAAGAGCCCGCTCAACATGCTGCTGGTCATCGTCGCCGGCCTCGCGGTGGTGTTCGTCATCTTCGACCGCAGCCGGTTCGGGTACGACTACCGCTCGCTGATCACGGGCCAGGCCGCGGCGGTCGCCGCGGGTACGAACGAGCGGCGCAACGCGATCGGCTGCTACGCCGTGAGCGGGGGGCTCATGAGCGTCGTCGGGCTCATCATCGCCTCCCAGATGGGCTACATCGAGGCCGGGAAGCTGAACTTCGGGTCGATCGGCGTGATGTTCACCGCCTTCCTGCCCATGTTCATCGGCGGGTTCATCGGACGCTTCTCCAACGACAAGCTCGGCTACCTCCTCGGAGCCTTCTGCACCACTCTCATCGGGCTCGCCTTCGCCGCCCTGCGCCTGACCAGCACGGCCCAGTCGATCGCCAACGCGCTCCTCCTCGTCGGCTTCCTCGCCTACCTCAGCAACGAGGACCGGCTCAAGCGCGCGTGGCGCCGGCTCGCGGGGCCCCCCCGCGGCACGCCGGGTCCCGCTGCCCCCTCCTCACCGGCGAAGCCGGCCGAGGTCCCCGCCGTCACCGGAGCATCCGCATCATGA
- a CDS encoding substrate-binding domain-containing protein — protein MKITRSTALAVAAGLGLSLGLAACDSSGGSAGAAPSGDAGTDAGETVKMCVLVSDATSSEALGFKDYYTKYIQANYNVEFTYSEELADADAEKRAMENFIASGCQAVISFASGDRPAQLDMAEDAGIYYAVATGTLTDEQYDEFSSYEHYVGAIGPSLDIERQAGYDMARHYVDAGKTKYAIFGAGVPFYIDMHIARTAGMLAALAEEPSTSYAGTKDYDAILGTIMADGTIKLDKFESDVYELTGYLEGWNFGDSAWQASMASVVSSKPEVILAAGTGFAVFGAAVSGSGIEIGDIDAYTDENLQAMEAGTVTYLAGKFTSSIGPIFVATLNAVQGNPIRGAADTALALEQGYWVAESVDDFTAYMAADTVEHPAYDKATLDPFVGPDVTYEDFEDFVAAYSYTDLFL, from the coding sequence ATGAAGATCACCAGGTCCACCGCACTCGCTGTGGCGGCCGGGCTCGGGCTGTCCCTCGGCCTCGCGGCGTGCGACAGCAGTGGCGGCTCCGCCGGCGCTGCGCCGTCCGGCGACGCCGGGACCGACGCCGGTGAGACGGTCAAGATGTGCGTGCTGGTCTCGGACGCGACGTCCTCCGAGGCGCTCGGCTTCAAGGACTACTACACGAAGTACATCCAGGCGAACTACAACGTCGAGTTCACGTACTCCGAGGAGCTCGCGGACGCCGACGCCGAGAAGCGTGCGATGGAGAACTTCATCGCGAGCGGCTGTCAGGCCGTCATCTCGTTCGCGTCCGGCGACCGCCCGGCCCAGCTCGACATGGCCGAGGACGCCGGCATCTACTACGCCGTCGCCACGGGCACGCTGACCGACGAGCAGTACGACGAGTTCAGCTCCTACGAGCACTACGTCGGCGCGATCGGCCCGAGCCTCGACATCGAGCGGCAGGCTGGCTACGACATGGCGAGGCACTACGTCGACGCCGGCAAGACCAAGTACGCGATCTTCGGCGCGGGTGTGCCGTTCTACATCGACATGCACATCGCTCGTACCGCGGGGATGCTCGCCGCGCTGGCGGAGGAGCCGTCGACCTCGTACGCCGGCACCAAGGACTACGACGCGATCCTCGGCACGATCATGGCGGACGGCACCATCAAGCTCGACAAGTTCGAGTCGGACGTCTACGAGCTCACGGGCTACCTGGAGGGCTGGAACTTCGGCGACTCCGCCTGGCAGGCCAGCATGGCGTCGGTTGTCTCCTCCAAGCCGGAGGTGATCCTTGCCGCCGGCACCGGTTTCGCGGTCTTCGGCGCCGCAGTCTCCGGGTCGGGCATCGAGATCGGCGACATCGACGCCTACACCGACGAGAACCTCCAGGCGATGGAGGCCGGCACCGTCACCTACCTCGCCGGCAAGTTCACCTCCAGCATCGGTCCGATCTTCGTCGCCACGCTGAACGCTGTCCAGGGCAACCCGATCCGTGGCGCGGCGGACACCGCGCTGGCTCTCGAGCAGGGCTACTGGGTGGCCGAGTCGGTCGACGACTTCACCGCCTACATGGCCGCCGACACGGTTGAGCACCCTGCCTACGACAAGGCCACGCTCGACCCGTTCGTCGGCCCGGACGTCACGTACGAGGACTTCGAGGACTTCGTGGCCGCGTACTCGTACACCGACCTCTTCCTCTGA
- a CDS encoding ABC transporter permease, with product MHDLTQTSRREPVSGVARRAVLRERLAALAPLAGLIALSVTFVLVGNAHGVNMSYSVQTLVNQSVIIVVIATGAIFIFSMGSFDISLGASTLVAAMAGGLTYNATESLWAMLAVCIGTAVAASLISATLAAVFDLPVFVTTVAMLSVLGAVAVALVQTTGGAQIRVDRSFAREYDTLPVKFAVAAAFIALCVFLFNFTRLGRAEKLIGGNPMAAKLTGISMKKSAIAAFAIAGLGVGLGAFLTVLRTPTLTTTTAADIGMNVLVAMVFGGMPISGGPRSRIYAALIGGLSMAVLNQTMTTLLASTSAGNGLAQVVRAAFFLAVVWVASSGHRTKLLPR from the coding sequence GTGCATGATCTGACCCAGACCTCCCGGCGCGAGCCCGTCAGCGGTGTCGCACGACGTGCCGTGCTCCGCGAGCGGCTCGCGGCGCTCGCTCCTCTCGCAGGCCTGATCGCGCTGTCCGTCACGTTCGTCCTCGTCGGCAACGCGCACGGCGTCAACATGTCGTACAGCGTGCAGACGCTCGTCAACCAGTCCGTGATCATCGTCGTCATCGCGACCGGGGCGATCTTCATCTTCTCGATGGGCTCGTTCGACATCAGCCTCGGCGCATCGACCCTGGTCGCGGCCATGGCGGGCGGGCTCACCTACAACGCGACCGAGAGCCTGTGGGCGATGCTTGCGGTCTGCATCGGGACCGCCGTCGCCGCCTCGTTGATCAGCGCCACCCTCGCGGCCGTGTTCGACCTGCCGGTGTTCGTCACCACCGTCGCGATGCTCTCGGTGCTCGGCGCCGTCGCGGTCGCGCTGGTCCAGACGACCGGCGGGGCGCAGATCCGGGTCGACCGCTCGTTCGCGCGGGAGTACGACACGCTCCCGGTCAAGTTCGCCGTCGCCGCGGCATTCATCGCACTCTGCGTGTTCCTCTTCAACTTCACTCGCCTGGGCCGCGCGGAGAAGCTCATCGGGGGAAACCCGATGGCCGCGAAACTCACCGGAATCTCGATGAAGAAGTCTGCGATCGCGGCGTTCGCCATTGCTGGCCTCGGCGTCGGGCTCGGCGCATTCCTCACGGTCCTGCGCACACCGACCCTGACCACGACGACCGCTGCCGACATCGGGATGAACGTCCTCGTCGCCATGGTCTTCGGCGGCATGCCCATCTCCGGCGGACCCCGGTCACGGATCTACGCCGCACTCATCGGCGGCCTCTCGATGGCCGTGCTCAACCAGACGATGACGACGCTCCTGGCGTCCACGTCCGCGGGAAACGGCCTCGCCCAGGTCGTCCGCGCCGCGTTCTTCCTCGCCGTCGTCTGGGTCGCGAGCAGCGGTCACCGGACCAAGCTCCTGCCTCGCTGA
- a CDS encoding sugar ABC transporter ATP-binding protein, protein MNAITPDRQQRGCAMTSENVLTVTDMSKTFGVVRALKGVDFQLRDGEVHGLIGENGSGKSTLTSIIAGQQNADRGQMAFQGAPWAPGSTNEALEAGVGMIVQESGTVPGITVAENMFLGASRRFSRFGLVDRKAMGLGAAEALAAAGIEGIEPSAVAGSLDFQARKLVELARVMMHRPKVVVIDETTTALSQDGRQTLYRLVTEQKARGAVVFISHDLEEIMTVCDRLTVLRDGELIRTFDKNEFDEDAIRAAMIGRNLEGQYYREDTAPSARPEVVLAAERVTVGAKVVDVSLEVRSGEIVGIGGLSHSGMHELGKALFGAVRLDAGTVTARGRRITSEPQAVRAAMGYVSKDRDTESLSLTASIRDNIASAGLRLIGRGRAGLITSRAERRYVQRPMEQLAVKATSSAQVVGTLSGGNKQKVVFGKWIACGSEILILDCPTRGVDVGVKQAMYQLMADLKNEGKAIVMVSEEMTELMGMCDRVLIMKEGRVTREFERSPELTEMEIIQCMI, encoded by the coding sequence ATGAACGCGATCACCCCAGACCGGCAGCAGAGAGGCTGTGCCATGACGAGCGAGAACGTCCTCACCGTCACCGACATGTCGAAGACCTTCGGCGTGGTCCGTGCACTCAAGGGTGTGGACTTCCAGCTCCGCGACGGCGAGGTCCACGGCCTCATCGGGGAGAACGGGTCCGGGAAGTCGACCCTCACCTCGATCATCGCGGGACAGCAGAACGCCGACCGCGGCCAGATGGCGTTCCAGGGTGCACCGTGGGCACCGGGATCGACGAACGAGGCCCTCGAGGCGGGGGTCGGGATGATCGTCCAGGAGAGCGGCACGGTCCCGGGGATCACCGTCGCCGAGAACATGTTCCTCGGCGCGAGCCGTCGCTTCAGCCGGTTCGGACTCGTCGACCGCAAGGCGATGGGCCTCGGCGCTGCCGAGGCGCTGGCCGCTGCCGGGATCGAGGGGATCGAGCCGTCGGCCGTCGCAGGATCCCTCGACTTCCAGGCGCGCAAGCTCGTGGAGCTGGCGCGCGTGATGATGCACCGACCCAAGGTGGTCGTCATCGACGAGACGACGACGGCCCTGTCGCAGGACGGGCGTCAGACGCTCTACCGACTCGTCACGGAGCAGAAGGCGCGCGGCGCGGTGGTCTTCATCTCCCACGACCTCGAAGAGATCATGACCGTCTGCGACCGCCTCACGGTCCTTCGCGACGGCGAGCTGATCCGGACGTTCGACAAGAACGAGTTCGACGAGGACGCGATCCGTGCGGCGATGATCGGGCGAAACCTCGAGGGGCAGTACTACCGCGAGGACACGGCGCCGAGCGCGCGACCGGAGGTCGTCCTCGCGGCGGAGCGCGTGACCGTGGGTGCCAAGGTCGTCGACGTCAGCCTAGAGGTGCGCAGCGGCGAGATCGTCGGCATCGGCGGTCTCAGCCACAGCGGCATGCACGAGCTCGGGAAGGCGCTGTTCGGGGCGGTCCGCCTCGACGCGGGGACTGTCACGGCCCGCGGCCGGCGCATCACCAGCGAGCCGCAAGCCGTGCGCGCGGCCATGGGCTATGTGTCCAAGGATCGCGACACCGAGTCGCTGAGCCTGACCGCGAGCATCCGCGACAACATCGCGAGCGCCGGCCTGCGGCTCATCGGCCGCGGCCGGGCCGGCCTGATCACGTCGCGCGCCGAGCGTCGCTACGTGCAGCGGCCGATGGAGCAGCTGGCCGTGAAGGCGACCAGTTCCGCGCAGGTGGTCGGCACCCTCTCGGGCGGGAACAAGCAGAAGGTCGTCTTCGGCAAATGGATCGCGTGCGGCAGCGAGATCTTGATCCTCGACTGCCCGACGCGTGGCGTCGACGTAGGCGTCAAGCAGGCGATGTACCAGCTCATGGCTGACCTCAAGAACGAAGGAAAAGCCATCGTCATGGTCTCCGAAGAAATGACGGAGCTCATGGGGATGTGCGACCGCGTACTGATCATGAAAGAGGGCCGCGTCACGCGAGAGTTCGAGCGCAGCCCTGAGCTGACCGAGATGGAGATCATCCAGTGCATGATCTGA
- a CDS encoding LacI family DNA-binding transcriptional regulator — protein sequence MTSPARRRPSVADVARAAGVSVGSVSNVLNRPDTVLPETRERVEEAIRSLSFVRNGPARQLRRGTITTVGAIVLDIRNPFFTDVARGIEDRLALDDHTLMLASSDDDPERESKYLRMFEEHGVLGLLVVPTSSAHEHLVEIQERGVPVVLLDAPSSTTDMPSVSVDDVAGGTLAMAHLLSLGHHSVVFLNGPHTIRQCQARRTGVDRAVEAAGLAPDRVVDEVTLTTMDASGGDAALAAWIARHGGRAPDAVFCVNDLVAIGVQRRLRRHGGSELLARTAIVGYDDIDVAAELAQPLTSVRQPTHEMGYAAANVLLHGAERSDAEHIVFQPELVVRASTVQDPAASSTRP from the coding sequence GTGACCTCCCCCGCGCGCCGTCGCCCGTCCGTCGCCGATGTCGCACGGGCGGCCGGAGTCTCCGTGGGAAGCGTCTCGAACGTGCTGAACCGGCCGGACACCGTCCTGCCCGAGACGCGGGAACGCGTCGAGGAGGCGATCCGGAGCCTCTCGTTCGTGCGCAACGGCCCGGCGCGGCAGCTGCGTCGCGGCACCATCACGACCGTCGGCGCCATCGTGCTCGACATCCGCAACCCGTTCTTCACCGACGTCGCCCGCGGGATCGAGGACCGGCTCGCCCTTGACGACCACACGCTGATGCTCGCGAGCTCCGACGACGACCCTGAGCGGGAGTCGAAGTACCTGCGGATGTTCGAGGAGCACGGCGTCCTCGGCCTGCTCGTGGTGCCCACGAGCAGTGCGCACGAGCACCTCGTCGAGATCCAGGAGCGGGGCGTACCCGTCGTCCTGCTCGACGCTCCGTCGTCCACGACCGACATGCCCTCGGTGTCGGTAGACGACGTCGCCGGTGGAACTCTCGCCATGGCTCACCTGTTGAGCCTCGGGCACCACTCGGTGGTCTTCCTCAACGGCCCGCACACGATCCGGCAGTGCCAGGCACGACGCACCGGCGTCGACCGGGCGGTCGAGGCCGCCGGCCTGGCACCGGACCGGGTCGTCGACGAGGTGACGCTGACGACCATGGACGCCTCAGGCGGCGACGCCGCGCTCGCCGCCTGGATCGCCAGGCACGGCGGTCGAGCCCCCGATGCCGTCTTCTGCGTCAACGACCTCGTCGCGATCGGCGTCCAGCGCCGGCTGCGTCGCCACGGCGGCTCGGAGCTCCTCGCTCGGACGGCGATCGTCGGGTACGACGACATCGACGTGGCCGCCGAGCTCGCGCAGCCGCTGACCTCCGTCCGGCAGCCCACGCACGAGATGGGGTACGCGGCGGCGAACGTGCTCCTGCACGGTGCGGAGCGGAGCGACGCGGAGCACATCGTGTTCCAACCCGAGCTCGTCGTCCGCGCCTCGACCGTCCAGGACCCCGCCGCTTCCTCCACGCGCCCTTAA
- the fucO gene encoding lactaldehyde reductase, whose amino-acid sequence MAQRMIWNQTAYFGPGAVDVIPDELRRRGFRKALVASDQALVDTGVTARVTSLLDRAEFAYEVYSDVLPNPPIENVQAGVAAFAAAGADVLIAVGGGSPQDTCKAIGIITANPEFSDVRSLEGVAPTRNPSVPIIAVPTTAGTASETTINYVITDVERQRKFVCVDPHDIPVLAVVDPQMMATAPRALKVATGLDALTHAIEGYTTKGAWELSDLFHLKAIQIIAGALADAADGDEAAADRMALGQYVAGMGYSNVGLGLVHAMAHPLGAMYGAPHGVANGILLAPVMAFNAAASGEKYRDIAAAFSIPNADAMPLERAREAAVDAVADLTRHLGNPTSITDVGACAADIPALAQAAFDDVCAGGNPREASVAEIEALYRSLL is encoded by the coding sequence ATGGCGCAGCGCATGATCTGGAACCAGACCGCCTACTTCGGGCCGGGAGCGGTCGACGTCATCCCCGACGAGCTCCGCCGTCGCGGGTTCCGCAAGGCGCTCGTCGCGAGTGACCAGGCACTTGTGGACACGGGCGTGACGGCGCGCGTCACCTCGCTCCTGGACAGGGCAGAGTTCGCCTACGAGGTCTACAGCGACGTCCTGCCGAACCCGCCGATCGAGAACGTCCAGGCGGGCGTCGCGGCGTTCGCCGCCGCCGGCGCCGACGTGCTGATCGCGGTGGGCGGCGGCTCGCCGCAGGACACCTGCAAGGCGATCGGCATCATCACCGCCAACCCCGAGTTCTCCGACGTTCGGTCGCTCGAGGGCGTCGCGCCGACGAGGAATCCCTCGGTGCCGATCATCGCGGTCCCCACGACCGCGGGTACCGCGTCCGAGACGACGATCAACTACGTCATCACCGACGTCGAGCGGCAGCGCAAGTTCGTCTGCGTCGACCCGCACGACATCCCGGTCCTCGCGGTCGTGGACCCGCAGATGATGGCGACGGCACCGCGCGCGCTCAAGGTCGCGACCGGCCTCGACGCCCTGACCCACGCCATCGAGGGATACACGACCAAGGGCGCATGGGAGCTCTCGGACCTGTTCCACCTCAAGGCGATCCAGATCATCGCCGGAGCACTCGCCGACGCCGCCGACGGCGACGAGGCGGCCGCCGACCGCATGGCACTCGGACAGTACGTCGCCGGCATGGGCTACTCGAACGTCGGACTCGGGCTCGTGCACGCGATGGCTCATCCGCTGGGCGCCATGTACGGCGCACCGCACGGCGTCGCGAACGGCATTCTGCTCGCACCCGTCATGGCATTCAACGCCGCTGCATCGGGCGAGAAGTACCGCGACATCGCCGCGGCGTTCTCCATCCCGAATGCTGATGCCATGCCGCTCGAGCGCGCTCGCGAGGCGGCTGTCGACGCCGTCGCCGACCTCACACGCCATCTGGGGAACCCGACCTCGATCACCGATGTCGGGGCCTGCGCTGCCGACATCCCTGCGCTGGCCCAGGCGGCGTTCGACGACGTGTGCGCGGGGGGCAACCCTCGCGAGGCGTCCGTCGCCGAGATCGAGGCGCTGTACCGCTCGCTGCTGTGA
- a CDS encoding bifunctional rhamnulose-1-phosphate aldolase/short-chain dehydrogenase — MSNSVVSDLVNRSNRLGSDPRVTNYAGGNTSAKGVATDPVTGQDVELLWVKGSGGDLGTLTPKNLAVLRLDRLRALVDVYPGVDREDEMVAAFDYCLHGKGGAAPSIDTAMHGLVDAAHVDHLHPDAGIAIATAADGEELTHEIFGDSVVWVPWRRPGFQLGLDIAEIQAKNPQAIGCVLGGHGITAWGDTSAEAEQRSLEIIRSAEAYIEERTRALAAEGGHPFGAVVPGFEPLPEAERRERAAALAPVIRGIASADRPQVGHFTDSDVVLDLLSREKLAPLAALGTSCPDHFLRTKVSPLVVDLPATAPVEDVVARLRSLHSEYRQAYQAYYDRHATPDSPAIRGADPAIVLVPGVGMFSFGKDKQTARVAGEFYVNAINVMRGAEAISTYRPIDEAEKFRIEYWALEEAKLQRMPAPKPLATRVALVTGAGSGIGRAIAERLAAEGACVVIADLNLAGAQEVADALGGPDVAVAVEADVTSEQAVAALVRETVLAFGGVDLVVNNAGLSISKPLLETTVKDWDLQHDVMARGSFLVAREAARAMIAQGLGGDIVYIASKNSLFAGPNNIAYSATKADQAHQVRLLAAELGEHGIRVNGVNPDGVVRGSGIFAGGWGAQRAAVYGVPESELGAYYAQRTLLKREVLPEHVAAAVFALTGPDLVQTTGLHVPVDSGVAAAFLR; from the coding sequence ATGTCGAACTCTGTGGTCTCCGACCTGGTCAACCGCTCCAACCGGCTGGGCTCCGACCCGCGCGTGACCAATTACGCCGGCGGGAACACCTCCGCCAAGGGGGTCGCGACCGACCCCGTGACCGGCCAGGACGTCGAGCTCCTGTGGGTCAAGGGCTCCGGGGGCGACCTGGGGACGCTCACGCCGAAGAACCTCGCGGTGCTGCGGCTGGACCGGCTGCGCGCCCTGGTCGACGTCTACCCGGGCGTGGACCGCGAGGACGAGATGGTCGCGGCGTTCGACTACTGCCTGCACGGCAAGGGCGGTGCCGCGCCGTCGATCGACACCGCGATGCACGGCCTGGTCGACGCCGCGCACGTCGACCACCTGCACCCCGACGCAGGGATCGCGATCGCGACCGCGGCCGACGGTGAGGAGCTCACGCACGAGATCTTCGGCGACTCCGTCGTGTGGGTGCCGTGGCGCCGGCCGGGGTTCCAGCTCGGGCTCGACATCGCCGAGATCCAGGCGAAGAACCCGCAGGCCATCGGCTGCGTGCTCGGCGGGCACGGCATCACCGCGTGGGGAGACACGTCGGCCGAGGCCGAGCAGCGGTCGCTCGAGATCATCCGTTCCGCCGAGGCGTACATCGAGGAGCGCACGCGCGCGCTCGCCGCCGAGGGCGGCCACCCGTTCGGGGCGGTCGTCCCGGGCTTCGAGCCGCTGCCCGAGGCCGAGCGCCGGGAGCGGGCCGCCGCGCTCGCGCCCGTGATCCGCGGGATCGCGTCCGCCGACCGCCCGCAGGTCGGCCACTTCACGGACTCCGACGTCGTGCTCGACCTCCTGTCCCGCGAGAAGCTCGCGCCGCTGGCCGCGCTCGGCACGTCCTGCCCGGACCACTTCCTGCGCACCAAGGTGTCGCCGCTCGTGGTCGACCTGCCCGCGACGGCACCCGTCGAGGACGTGGTCGCGCGCCTGCGCTCGCTGCACTCCGAGTACCGCCAGGCGTACCAGGCGTACTACGACCGGCACGCGACCCCCGACAGCCCGGCGATCCGCGGTGCCGACCCCGCGATCGTGCTCGTGCCCGGCGTCGGGATGTTCTCGTTCGGCAAGGACAAGCAGACCGCGCGCGTCGCCGGCGAGTTCTACGTCAACGCGATCAACGTCATGCGCGGGGCCGAGGCGATCTCGACCTACCGGCCCATCGACGAGGCCGAGAAGTTCCGCATCGAGTACTGGGCGCTCGAGGAGGCCAAGCTCCAGCGCATGCCCGCGCCCAAGCCGCTCGCCACGCGCGTCGCGCTCGTCACCGGCGCCGGGTCCGGCATCGGACGGGCCATCGCCGAGCGGCTCGCGGCCGAGGGGGCGTGCGTCGTGATCGCCGACCTCAACCTGGCGGGGGCGCAGGAGGTCGCGGACGCGCTCGGCGGGCCCGACGTCGCCGTCGCGGTCGAGGCCGACGTGACCTCGGAGCAGGCCGTCGCGGCGCTCGTCCGCGAGACCGTGCTGGCGTTCGGCGGCGTCGACCTGGTCGTGAACAACGCCGGGCTGTCGATCTCCAAGCCGCTGCTGGAGACCACGGTCAAGGACTGGGACCTGCAGCACGACGTCATGGCCCGCGGCTCGTTCCTCGTCGCCCGCGAGGCCGCGCGCGCCATGATCGCGCAGGGGCTCGGCGGCGACATCGTCTACATCGCGTCGAAGAACTCGCTGTTCGCCGGCCCGAACAACATCGCCTACTCCGCGACCAAGGCCGACCAGGCGCACCAGGTCCGGCTGCTCGCCGCCGAGCTCGGCGAGCACGGCATCCGCGTCAACGGCGTCAACCCCGACGGGGTCGTGCGCGGGTCCGGCATCTTCGCGGGCGGCTGGGGTGCGCAGCGCGCGGCCGTCTACGGCGTGCCCGAGTCCGAGCTCGGCGCGTACTACGCGCAGCGCACGCTGCTCAAGCGCGAGGTCCTGCCGGAGCACGTCGCCGCGGCGGTCTTCGCCCTGACGGGCCCCGACCTCGTCCAGACCACGGGCCTGCACGTCCCGGTCGACTCCGGCGTGGCGGCGGCGTTCCTCCGATGA
- a CDS encoding alpha-hydroxy acid oxidase — MTDRQIPKWSELKPLLRAKPLRLSPTDRRLEDALTIGDLRTVARKRTPRSVFDYTDGAAEGEISLRRARSLFRNLEFRPSILHDVSGIDTTTTMLGKPSSVPFSFAPTGFTRMMHHEGERAVVRVAERRGIPYALSTMGTTSIEEVAKAAPDARKWFQLYVWKDRSAGEDLMARAKAAGFEALQLTVDVPVAGARLRDARNGFSIPPALTVKTVLDAGMHPAWWINLLTTEPLKFASLSTWDGTVAELLDKLFDPSMTIADLEWLRASWDGPLIIKGIQTVDDARRVVDAGADAIVLSNHGGRQLDRAPVPVRLLPDVAEAIDGRAEVWVDTGIMSGADVVAALALGADATMVGRAYLYGLMAGGERGVDRAAEILSREVRRTMALLGVSSVSELGPQHVRLP; from the coding sequence GTGACCGACCGCCAGATCCCGAAGTGGTCCGAGCTCAAGCCGCTGCTGCGGGCCAAGCCGCTGCGTCTGAGCCCGACCGACAGGCGTCTGGAGGACGCACTGACCATCGGGGACCTCCGTACGGTCGCCCGCAAGCGCACGCCGCGATCGGTCTTCGACTACACGGACGGCGCCGCCGAGGGCGAGATCAGCCTGCGTCGGGCTCGGTCGCTCTTCCGGAACCTCGAGTTCCGGCCGTCGATCCTGCACGACGTCTCCGGCATCGACACCACGACGACGATGCTCGGCAAGCCGTCGTCCGTGCCGTTCTCGTTCGCGCCGACCGGATTCACCCGGATGATGCATCATGAGGGTGAGCGAGCCGTGGTGCGGGTCGCCGAGCGGCGCGGCATCCCCTATGCCCTCTCCACGATGGGCACGACGTCGATCGAGGAGGTCGCCAAGGCTGCGCCTGACGCGCGCAAGTGGTTCCAGCTGTACGTCTGGAAGGACCGGTCCGCGGGCGAGGACCTCATGGCCCGCGCGAAGGCCGCGGGCTTCGAGGCGCTGCAGCTCACGGTCGACGTCCCGGTCGCGGGAGCCCGGCTCCGCGACGCCCGCAACGGCTTCTCGATCCCCCCGGCGCTCACGGTCAAGACCGTGCTCGACGCCGGGATGCATCCCGCGTGGTGGATCAACCTCCTGACGACGGAACCGCTGAAGTTCGCGTCTCTCTCCACCTGGGACGGCACCGTCGCCGAGCTGCTCGACAAGCTGTTCGACCCGTCGATGACGATCGCGGACCTGGAGTGGCTGCGCGCCTCGTGGGACGGGCCCCTGATCATCAAGGGCATCCAGACGGTCGACGACGCGCGCCGTGTGGTCGATGCGGGAGCCGACGCCATCGTGCTGTCGAACCACGGTGGACGGCAGCTCGACCGGGCTCCCGTCCCGGTCCGGCTCCTGCCGGACGTCGCGGAGGCGATCGACGGGCGCGCCGAGGTCTGGGTCGACACGGGGATCATGTCGGGCGCCGACGTCGTCGCGGCCCTGGCGCTCGGTGCCGACGCGACGATGGTCGGCCGCGCCTACCTGTACGGCCTCATGGCCGGTGGTGAGCGCGGCGTCGACCGAGCGGCGGAGATCCTGAGCCGGGAGGTTCGCCGCACCATGGCGCTCCTCGGCGTGAGCAGCGTGTCCGAGCTCGGGCCGCAGCACGTCCGGCTCCCCTGA